From the genome of Mastacembelus armatus chromosome 5, fMasArm1.2, whole genome shotgun sequence:
CACTGAACAACAAGGTAGTAACTATCAATAAACTTCGCCCACTCCTCCTTTGTAAGTGTCTGTGCTGTATCCAAGCTTATGTCTatgtctctgtgctccagacTCTCCAGAAACTCCTGGCATACTTTGAGTGCGCAGTCAATCATTTGAGAAAGGACCATTGGTTTAGATTTactttgttttctctgatctgaagaggaagaaaacaaaattatgGCTGTGTTTATTTAGCTACATTGCATAAGTGCAATGTCAGTGGCAGCAAATGTGAGAGATGATCATACCATCAATGGAGGCAATGTTGTGGCTCCTTCTTTCTCCCTGAACACCATGCTCCTTCTCTACGATGTACTTTAATAGACTGGTGCAGGCTGTCCTCCTATAGTCCTCtacacagaggacagagagctAAGTATTCTAACTTATGAATGCAGGTAGAAAAGTGCCAGAAGTGCTAAAGTGAAAAAAGGATCAAATCTGACCAATGAAAGCATGCTTCTCATCCTGTGCTCCTAGTCTGTAACAGCGAGGAAAGAATGTGTCTGGGTCAGCCGAGTCAAACCAGTGCAGGTTCCTCAGGTTCACACACAACCCCACCTATCAGAGAAAGGAGGAGTAATCACAGTGGGTGTGACAGGGAGACCATTGAGGCATCTTTTGCAGTAATAATAACAGTTTTACCTTGGTGGTAAAGCTACCAGCCTTTGCAAAATGATTTGTAATCTGTTCTTTTTGCAAGTTGTTGGTATTGATGGCATCTCTACGGTTTgtccaataaaaataaacaatttcctTGCGCACCAGGCGAGACTATGGAATGAGAAGTTGGAAAGAACAAGAGCTACAGTAAGATCTGTGAACCTATTCAATTTTGTTATTTGAACATGGTAATCAAAGCTAGCAATGTATCAATTCAATCCCATATCCGCCtacaaatataaatactttTACCATGAGATCATACAGTCCATCTGGATCCTGCTCTTCTTCGACATCATCTGAATTGTCTGAGAAGGAGCAATGCTAATCAATAGCAAGATATAAATGTAttcagaggaaagaagaaaatgttgacattttttccTGCTCACCATCGCTATCAGCAGCATCAACAGAGGTGGCTCTGCTGTCATTGTTGTGACACTGGTGTGCACAATGGTTTGAGCGATGCATTCGCTGTTCAACCCATCCTCTGGCCCTCAGTGCCTCCCTGATAACAGGGTAAGGGCCCTGGACAGAGAATACCTTATGCATCTAGGAGGAATGAAAGCAGATATGTAAATAATGGGATACATTTCTGAAATAATTATAAATTTGTGAAACTACAgacatgttttgtatttgtcCAGTAACATTAACTCACTTTCACAGCTTTTTCTACAAGGACCTTTGCTGTCTTTAGTCTCTCCGGGTGAAGAACAGGTAGATTGACAAAATTACGTTGACCTTTGCCTTCAGAAGGTGcagttaaaaacacacatgtgcaGTACATACAAATTTGAGGTTTGCTGTGTAAATTAAACTTTCAGTTGTCtttataaaactaaaatgatcATGCTGTTCACTATGCAGTATGAGGACTACTATAGCTGATGAATGAGTAATGTCATTCAGCATGTTAGCTGTTGACTTGCAGGGTATACTTTACCTACCTGTTTGTGAGCTTTTGGTTTCATCTTGGTTGTACTGATGGACGGAAGCTGTAACAACCTGATCCATGTATGGGACTTCACTTTTTCCTGTAATGCAGTTTAGAAATAGGACAACTCAACAGCCCTGAAAACCAATATTAAAAAGCCaatctgtcattttttattaaaatctttttGTGTTTATCATAAATGAACATACCGTATGGGCCAGATTTGTATCAGGAGTAGCAGACTAGGAGTAGGAGAATCCTGTGTTATGCTGATGGGGTCACTCTCTGATTAACATTTGACTATACACCCCAGTGATTTTGAGTAGTTTGAGTAGAGTTTATGTGGTCCTTGGGATGTTCAGATAACTGTTTCCTTTGTtgcttgctttctctctctcaccactGTCTGGGCAGGGTGTGCTGTGTCTATCAGTAACCTGGGGCTATTCCTGATCGTGTTGGGCAGACTGTCTGGACCTGGTGGCCTCTATGTGGACATCAGCTCTCATTCCTCAGAGGAACCTTTTCTTCTGACCTTCATATTAAGGTCAGAAATCAACCTCTGCAGAGTATGCAGTCATCAGCATTTGTGCACAAAATGTTCCATAAATAGTGTCTGTACATGCAATGACTCAAAGTCAAAATGTTATGCATCTCTTGCACTGCCCAAGTGCATCGGAATATAAAATTTTTCAGGATGCTGTGCAGGACCGGCTACATCTGTCAGCTTTGCACCTAACACCACAGGTAGTGTGTTACTCTAATTTTCTTTAAGTAACTACCTGTTGAACAGAGGAATTTGATACATGTCAAGCAAGAGGAAATGCTCATTCAAATCCcacgtttttatttttcatagaAACCGATCACGTCAGCCTGTCCACAGTACACAccaaacatttatatttttgttattaagCCACCACAGACAACAAATATAAGTTTTAAGTTCAACTGAGGTTCATCACTGGTTCCCCAAAGCAAATCACACCCTCCTCATTACCTATTGGAGGGTTGGCTAAACTAACTGGCAAAGTACAACACCACTTCTACTGGGATACTAAATGTTAgtaactataaaaataaaatttaaaaaatgtttggcatttggttaaatgtttgtttatgttacCTGCTGAGGTCCATGGACTTTATTAAGTTCGGGGCCGGTCGATTTTCACTGGAAGAAAGCACATAACGCTAGTGATCCGGAGTTTCTACCTGTTTGCTTGCTGTAACCATAGCAACCACTGGCAAACGTCTGATGTTAAAACTAGTTAGTTAACTAGTTACATTGTAACTTAGTTCATCCGTGAAAGCCAGAGTTACAGTAGCTTAACGTGTGCACAACGTAAATTAACATCATACCATGACATGTTGTTTATCCTGTAGGTGTGAGTAGGTTCGAGTTTGTACTTggtttttatgttattttgtgGAATACACACAACTAATAAGCAGATTTTAACTACACGTAGGGGCTAAAAGTTTAGAGTATGTACTTTAAAATGCTAATTAATTAATACTAattagttacattttttttcattgtcgCCATCTTGGATACGCTTAAGAACGTGAGGGAGGGGCTCCTTGCGTCATGGAGTCACGTGCTCCGCCCCGGTAAAGTCTAGGCTGACGTTCAAATAATTGACTTAGCTGAACACACGTACATAGGCTGCACATTATACAAGTGCAAATTTAATACCATAAAACGTGAACATAGGTAAGCCTAACGGTGTCTTTACGGTCaataggaaaataaatatttcctgAAATTAACTGAAGCTAACATGCTAACTTCATGTTAGTTAACAAGTTAGCTTTAGGTTAGCTTAACCTGACGTTACTGTATGTCAAACCCTTCTCAggtggctgaaaaaaaaatctggttttaCCTGTAAAATGTGTGGAAGAACAGCGTGCACTCTCGCTCCTGACGAGATAAGTCGTGCCTGCTCCTACAGAAGTCGGGGAGGGCAGCGGAGACAGCCCCGCTGGAGGGATGGAGATGCGGAAAAATACCGACCCTCTTACAACAAGAGCCC
Proteins encoded in this window:
- the LOC113129779 gene encoding tubulin monoglycylase TTLL3-like isoform X3 encodes the protein MDQVVTASVHQYNQDETKSSQTGKGQRNFVNLPVLHPERLKTAKVLVEKAVKMHKVFSVQGPYPVIREALRARGWVEQRMHRSNHCAHQCHNNDSRATSVDAADSDDNSDDVEEEQDPDGLYDLMSRLVRKEIVYFYWTNRRDAINTNNLQKEQITNHFAKAGSFTTKVGLCVNLRNLHWFDSADPDTFFPRCYRLGAQDEKHAFIEDYRRTACTSLLKYIVEKEHGVQGERRSHNIASIDDQRKQSKSKPMVLSQMIDCALKVCQEFLESLEHRDIDISLDTAQTLTKEEWAKFIDSYYLVVHGGAELENSDHFVKCCKTMLQRMRQVSPQLDIDGMHNIWIIKPGAKSRGRGIKCAKHLDHILRLVNSDTTLMKESKWVVQKYLERPFLVHGTKFDVRQWFLVTDWNPLTVWFYKKCYLRFSTQPYSLDTLDSSVHLCNNSIQKHLRPSQQRHRGIPADNMWSDDQFRTFLSNQGQEDQWETVVVPGMKKAIIHALQTTQDLMESRKNTFELYGADFMLGRDLRPWLIEINVSPTMAPSTHVTARLCAAVQEDTLRVVLDRRIDRTANSGDFELIYRQQ